A DNA window from Drosophila virilis strain 15010-1051.87 chromosome 4, Dvir_AGI_RSII-ME, whole genome shotgun sequence contains the following coding sequences:
- the Grl43a gene encoding gustatory receptor-like 43a gives MWNTQDIRLLRSGLAQAVYRRFFQCSAWLLYGIARGCHFFKLRYNKQHKRMEEMQYHRIISKLVVTVKCLVFLRDAVDYMVLGFVVWIHFFRVEDSGGQNFLIGLVMQGLTMYVLRRVTIFLHSQEDRKLIMHLINEIFFITRTIESKFGMIYHCELCLLCVYFFKQYLLYVMLDSMWHKPYFLWINFFYWILMEYCSLGYFIYQLILLNWYRNFSFFLQRFIEYHGSQSFISGRYHRRLLWLFKIHLRINNLHQHIKKKVAWLPAAIYLAIFTSIFNMTLMIECIVYAGDEIENKVYIMSDGCLGPAVIPMLNVFIIGLCTDRLRSEELTQQQQIVLINILYVRKAFPHDHTLKVLNNEHTSLIVHQKLEPLLNVIILDTTCDREFAFDYFLTVIVTALSFVQYTVSTGRILDECVTHK, from the exons ATGTGGAATACTCAGGACATCAGGTTGCTGCGTAGCGGGCTTGCTCAGGCCGTCTATCGCCGTTTTTTTCAGTGTAGTGCCTGGCTGCTCTATGGCATCGCACGGGGCTGTCATTTTTTCAAGCTGCGCTACAATAAACAACATAAGCGAATGGAGGAGATGCAGTATCATCGCATCATCTCCAAATTAGTTGTGACGGTTAAGTGTTTGGTTTTTCTTCGCGATGCGGTGGATTATATGGTACTTGGGTTCGTCGTATGGATACATTTCTTTAGAGTCGAAGACAGCGGAGGGCAGAACTTTTTGATCGGCCTAGTCATGCAAGGCCTAACCATGTATGTACTGCGTCGTGTAACGATTTTTTTACATTCGCAGGAAGATCGCAAATTGATAATGCATCTGATCAACGAGATCTTCTTCATAACACGCACCATTGAGAGCAAGTTTGGCATGATTTATCACTGTGAGCTGTGCCTGTTGTGTGTTTACTTTTTCAAGCAGtatttgttgtatgttatGCTGGACTCTATGTGGCACAAGCCCTACTTTCTATGGATTAACTTTTTCTACTGGATACTAATGGAGTATTGTAGCCTTGGCTATTTCATCTATCAGTTGATTTTGCTCAATTGGTATCGCAACTTTAGCTTCTTCTTGCAACGCTTTATCGAATATCATGGCAGTCAAAGTTTCATATCTGGTCGTTACCATCGCCGTCTGTTGTGGCTTTTCAAAATACATTTGCGCATCAACAATTTACATCAACATATCAAAAAGAAGGTCGCCTGGCTGCCTGCGGCCATCTACTTGGCAATTTTTACGAGCATTTTTAACATGACGTTGATGATTGAGTGCATCGTCTATGCGGGGGATGAAATCGAGAACAAAGTGTATATTATGTCAGATGGTTGCCTAGGCCCAGCTGTAATTCCAATGCTCAACGTATTTATTATTGGCTTGTGCACTGATCGATTGCGCAGCGAAGAGTtgacacaacagcagcagattgtactcataaatattttatatgtacgTAAGGCCTTCCCACACGATCATACACTCAAGGTGCTCAACAACGAG CACACTTCGTTGATTGTGCATCAAAAATTGGAGCCGTTGCTCAATGTGATCATTTTGGATACCACCTGTGATCGTGAATTCGCCTTTGACTACTTTTTGACAGTGATTGTAACTGCGCTGTCCTTTGTACAATACACAGTTTCAACAGGTCGCATTCTTGATGAGTGTGTGACTCACAAATAG